One window of Propionispora vibrioides genomic DNA carries:
- a CDS encoding sodium:solute symporter family protein, with protein MNIQLVIIIAYIFVLFGISMYVKRRTESSSGFLFAGRKLTTPLVAANIAGTAIGAASTIGVSENAFQFGIAAGWYNVAWAAGAVSMALVAAKKYRELNCTTIPELFERYYDKKGQMVAVIGMITIQLVITSLQYIAGGAILSSLLPDIFSLQTGMITSAIVFIGTTVLGGLWSSGLSNILSVSLIYVGILVSTLTIVAKQGGLTAIAAALPPDVDWFGPLGGFGLVTVAGWFAVMMTQTITAQGPVQVACAATSGQVAKKGFLWGALLMLPTGFLCAIMGVVARAAHPAMKATLAMPYMIMGLDPIISGLTLAALWAADVATACHILLAAGTLFTQDIYKRFIQPDINDKKYTLVNRYAILVLGLLTLWLAFNAVGIVKTMMIGLSLTTAFTLVFLFTMFAPQFCRKNSAFYTTVAGILALVAYQFVPAVKALGQPIYIEWVVCLVAFFGTYLFDKEPIANTISIKQEAV; from the coding sequence TTGAATATTCAACTGGTTATTATTATTGCGTACATTTTTGTGCTGTTCGGGATCAGTATGTATGTAAAACGGCGTACTGAGAGCAGCTCGGGTTTTTTATTTGCCGGCCGTAAGCTGACCACGCCGCTGGTAGCGGCCAATATTGCCGGCACGGCCATTGGCGCTGCGTCGACCATCGGTGTTTCGGAAAATGCCTTTCAGTTCGGCATTGCCGCCGGCTGGTACAATGTGGCCTGGGCGGCTGGCGCGGTGAGCATGGCTCTGGTGGCGGCGAAAAAATACCGTGAGCTAAATTGCACCACTATTCCGGAACTGTTTGAACGTTATTACGATAAAAAGGGGCAGATGGTTGCGGTTATTGGCATGATCACTATTCAACTGGTCATTACTTCGCTCCAGTATATTGCCGGTGGGGCTATTCTTTCCTCACTTTTACCGGATATTTTTTCTTTACAGACTGGCATGATCACCAGCGCAATCGTGTTTATCGGCACTACTGTTTTAGGCGGTTTATGGTCCTCCGGATTATCGAACATATTAAGCGTATCACTCATCTATGTGGGCATTCTGGTTAGTACACTGACTATTGTTGCCAAGCAGGGAGGCCTGACGGCCATAGCGGCAGCATTGCCGCCCGATGTTGACTGGTTCGGCCCGCTGGGCGGTTTCGGACTGGTGACGGTAGCCGGTTGGTTTGCCGTAATGATGACCCAGACAATTACGGCCCAGGGACCGGTACAGGTAGCCTGTGCGGCAACCAGCGGTCAAGTTGCAAAAAAGGGTTTTCTGTGGGGAGCGCTGCTCATGCTGCCGACAGGTTTTTTGTGCGCCATTATGGGAGTTGTCGCTCGGGCGGCGCATCCGGCCATGAAGGCAACACTGGCTATGCCTTATATGATTATGGGTCTTGACCCGATTATTTCCGGATTGACACTGGCTGCACTCTGGGCTGCTGATGTGGCGACTGCCTGCCACATATTGCTGGCGGCAGGAACGTTATTTACCCAGGATATCTACAAGCGGTTTATTCAGCCGGACATCAACGATAAGAAGTATACCCTGGTAAACCGGTACGCTATACTGGTTTTGGGCTTGCTAACCTTATGGCTGGCCTTTAATGCCGTAGGCATTGTCAAAACCATGATGATTGGTTTAAGCCTGACTACAGCTTTTACACTGGTGTTTTTGTTTACCATGTTTGCACCGCAGTTTTGCCGGAAAAATTCAGCCTTTTATACAACGGTGGCAGGGATACTGGCTTTGGTTGCCTATCAATTTGTTCCGGCGGTTAAAGCGCTGGGACAGCCCATTTATATAGAGTGGGTCGTGTGCCTGGTTGCTTTCTTTGGAACCTATCTGTTCGATAAAGAACCGATTGCCAATACAATATCAATAAAACAGGAGGCTGTATAA
- a CDS encoding HutP family protein, producing MEVSSVDVGKAALAMAISEDRRAEQACQEQFGGKGILTVAVDFGGEYLSSVKKIIERAVVAAQRQGLVKNDHVGEGAVAGAAHAALEQITPKAAGLNVGGKIGIARSGEHLCVAIYFGVGVLNLNEVAVGLAHRSLGQ from the coding sequence GTGGAAGTCAGCAGTGTAGATGTGGGCAAGGCGGCACTGGCCATGGCGATCAGCGAGGATAGGCGGGCCGAGCAGGCTTGCCAGGAGCAGTTTGGCGGCAAAGGGATATTGACGGTGGCCGTTGATTTTGGCGGCGAATATTTGTCGTCGGTTAAAAAGATTATTGAACGGGCGGTTGTCGCAGCGCAGCGACAGGGATTGGTGAAAAATGACCATGTCGGCGAAGGGGCGGTGGCCGGTGCGGCTCACGCGGCGCTGGAACAGATCACGCCTAAGGCAGCGGGGCTGAATGTAGGCGGTAAAATCGGGATTGCCCGCAGCGGTGAACATCTGTGTGTAGCCATTTATTTTGGCGTCGGTGTGCTGAATCTGAACGAAGTGGCCGTGGGCTTGGCGCATAGGTCGCTGGGACAATGA